In one Lolium rigidum isolate FL_2022 chromosome 3, APGP_CSIRO_Lrig_0.1, whole genome shotgun sequence genomic region, the following are encoded:
- the LOC124695585 gene encoding DEK domain-containing chromatin-associated protein 2-like, which translates to MADGCGGEGGGDGDGSAEWLPIFHRVEATVSKTQAQTEVLAADCARLEAADRVQRESWELVRRLQRSVDELHAAAREKDAEMDRLRAEAADASKKLQANATRRMRWEAAYVELLLGANQKLAELRDTELEDSRTCAETPNSKEVGRCAKLNQDAVDHTASDLSAELRKLKQAYETLSSKKDKEVSALLSENDSLRSQLDIMQQDHAELLKNKKNSDRPHHERKIVERLVEVIDKEPNRNFVVEKGRGTPLKDIPSVAQRLSKKKSTDLKFLHNVLFGSKGKTVDFKGHILQFSGFVWHESDEKQRAKAKKKLDRCMKDMLVELCSVLAIPVPKTDIRKEDIVAKLLDFIAEPHAMSDSGLSDDDQGSNSWKRKRGGDSSSKTLDATSKRSKKKFGDDVSRSKRRKQALEYDSDEDMENEDQPMKSDSEEDADEAPDEQEDGYESAEEKASKKSSDIKDSSGKKKAAVGSIHTSGPPRTTSKSACKTSPSKVSKEKESPYGSAKVFSRKKKPTISNCTPSSEKEIEEKKLSGKEATKGKGEAAEGGLPSEAELKKTIIGILRKVDFETSTFSDILRKLDDHYKIDLEPRKGAIKIMIQQEVTKYSRWPWGFVTPNVHKNTLV; encoded by the exons ATGGCCGACGGCTGCGGCGGCGAAGGCGGTGGTGACGGCGACGGGAGCGCCGAGTGGCTGCCCATCTTCCACCGGGTGGAGGCGACGGTGAGCAAGACCCAAGCGCAGACGGAGGTCCTCGCAGCCGACTGCGCGCGCCTGGAGGCGGCTGACAGGGTGCAGCGCGAGTCCTGGGAGTTGGTGCGGAGGCTTCAGCGGAGCGTGGATGAGCTTCACGCGGCGGCGCGGGAGAAGGACGCGGAGATGGACAGGCTGCGTGCGGAAGCAGCCGACGCCAGTAAGAAGCTGCAG GCGAATGCGACCAGGAGGATGAGGTGGGAGGCTGCATACgtggagctgcttctcggtgctaATCAGAAGCTTGCCG AACTCAGAGATACTGAGTTGGAGGATTCCAGAACTTGTGCTGAAACCCCTAACTCTAAG gaagttggaagatgcgcAAAGCTGAATCAGGACGCCGTGGATCACACGGCAAGCGATTTGAGTGCAGAGCTAAGAAAACTAAAACAAGCTTATGAGACCCTGAGCTCTAAGAAGGACAAGGAAGTTTCTGCATTACTCTCAGAAAACGATTCTCTGCGTAGCCAGTTGGATATAATGCAGCAGGACCATGCCGAGCTCCTGAAGAACAAGAAAAATAGTGATCGTCCTCACCATGAGAGGAAAATAGTGGAGAGGTTGGTTGAAGTGATTGATAAGGAGCCAAACAGGAACTTTGTTGTTGAGAAG GGTCGTGGTACTCCTTTGAAAGATATACCAAGTG TGGCACAGAGGTTATCAAAGAAGAAATCCACCGATCTTAAATTTCTTCACAATGTTCTTTTTGGGAGTAAAGGCAAG ACTGTTGATTTTAAAGGTCATATACTTCAATTCTCTGGATTTGTGTGGCATGAGAGCGAT GAAAAGCAGAGAGCCAAGGCAAAGAAGAAGCTTGACAGGTGTATGAAAGACATGTTGGTGGAACTCTGTTCGGTGCTTGCTATTCCGGTTCCCAAAACTGACATTCGAAAG GAAGATATTGTGGCAAAGCTGTTGGACTTCATTGCTGAACCTCATGCTATGTCTGATTCTGGTTTGTCTGATGACGACCAG GGGTCTAACTCTTGGAAACGCAAGAGAGGAGGCGATAGTTCAAGCAAGACTCTGGATGCCACTTCCAAGAGGTCTAAGAAG AAATTTGGTGATGATGTATCTCGAAGTAAAAGGCGAAAGCAAGCTCTGGAGTATGATAGTGATGAAGATATGGAGAATGAAGACCAACCTATGAAGTCTGATAGTGAGGAAGACGCAGATGAAGCTCCTGATGAACAGGAAGATGGCTACGAATCTGCGGAAGAGAAGGCCAGTAAGAAGTCCTCAGATATAAAAGATTCTTCAGGTAAAAAGAAGGCTGCTGTAGGGAGCATCCATACGTCAGGTCCTCCAAGGACAACAAGCAAGAGTGCATGCAAAACATCACCATCAAAAGTTTCCAAGGAAAAGGAGAGCCCATATGGGAGTGCAAAGGTCTTCTCTAGGAAGAAGAAACCCACCATATCAAATTGTACTCCAAGCTCAGAAAAGGAGATAGAAGAAAAGAAGTTATCAG GTAAAGAGGCGACGAAGGGCAAAGGCGAAGCAGCTGAAGGAGGTCTGCCCAGTGAGGCTGAGCTGAAAAAGACCATTATTGGAATCCTTAGAAAAGTTGACTTCGAAACG TCTACTTTCAGCGACATTTTGAGGAAGCTTG ATGACCATTACAAGATTGATCTGGAGCCAAGAAAAGGAGCTATCAAAATTATGATTCAACAAGAGGTAACCAAGTACTCCCGCTGGCCGTGGGGGTTCGTGACGCCAAATGTACATAAAAATACACTGGTTTAG